Proteins from one uncultured Cohaesibacter sp. genomic window:
- a CDS encoding F0F1 ATP synthase subunit delta: MTDTNSEVSGVAERYARALFDLALEEKAIDAVEADLARIEAIMDESEDFMRLVESPVFTADEQLSAVSALLDKVGMSGTVGNFVRVVAQNRRLFSLPGIIKAFRKILSIHRGEQVAEVTSAQPLGDDDLIALKASLKEALGKDIAIHAKVDADILGGLVVKVGSRMIDSSVRTKLNSLKIALKEVG; this comes from the coding sequence AGTGGCCGAACGTTACGCTCGCGCGTTGTTCGATCTTGCTCTCGAAGAAAAGGCAATCGATGCGGTGGAAGCTGATCTTGCACGCATTGAGGCCATCATGGATGAAAGTGAAGATTTCATGCGGCTTGTTGAAAGCCCTGTCTTCACTGCTGACGAGCAACTCTCGGCTGTTTCAGCGCTTTTGGACAAGGTCGGCATGTCCGGCACTGTCGGAAACTTTGTTCGTGTCGTTGCTCAAAATCGCCGGCTGTTCTCTCTGCCGGGAATAATTAAAGCTTTTCGCAAAATCCTTTCCATCCATCGTGGTGAGCAGGTGGCAGAAGTCACGTCCGCTCAGCCTTTGGGCGATGACGACTTGATCGCGCTCAAAGCGTCGCTCAAGGAAGCGTTGGGCAAGGATATTGCAATTCATGCCAAGGTCGATGCAGATATTCTGGGCGGCCTTGTTGTAAAAGTAGGCTCGCGGATGATTGACTCATCTGTGCGCACTAAACTCAACTCGCTCAAGATTGCACTGAAAGAGGTCGGCTGA